One segment of Prinia subflava isolate CZ2003 ecotype Zambia chromosome 11, Cam_Psub_1.2, whole genome shotgun sequence DNA contains the following:
- the SPHKAP gene encoding A-kinase anchor protein SPHKAP isoform X3, giving the protein MHEVPERQGSSTDSSASSLGSSVTACKKILCSNSLLESTDYWLQNQRTPCQIGFLEDKSESNCASVCFVNLDANRDDCNDEQVKQKLISVSPNLPKLISSMNVQPPKENEIVLLSGLTSGNLQADYEVPQCPWLADVCLVQCARGDKRNSTSCIIFEINKFLIGLELVQERQLQIETRVLKPEDDTNCSVSSIEEDFLTASEHLEDDNEADEYKAGHEKLNISEASSDVKKNKGKGFENIHYRKARLPFILEGNCINKDNATAQVSETVNVAAGDGISQPEDKSDQEILWQKELAEKGTSSFSTTALTGGVESSALMLEDVSVTKMAKEELQPRGDPTTKHSSKTEREGCAGIRKADPPSQNEQATTGQYATNLAESVLQDAFIRLSQSRPSFSEEAAVSISVGGSCKSEDVSASRSWNELPKIVIVQSPDSSENVPEWPGSALPSLSHWAEAESSAEVSDYFEEEHSNRHDQSALEVALACAATVIGTISSPQAAEKFCRDQEGTDSRSGVVADEEVHTASSQLPDDCAGTEYSFPSALCGMTQVASAVAICGLGEKKEEKYPATSSGLLSAAQASAAITLHCSLAVGSSVEKVNESIAEALLREASVILTQPNTYKNVGHFMESINGKIIETATRPRIPRGDGVIRDELAQNLSNIILRHSVEEVRKKRQLQAHLEDGSSTQDIFTETANELLFNIMYFTCKKMNDIRQVEECSPLFSEGTKAEKVTRAEGWATLATACEISHSPLDHSAAKSFGTSYSTSTSTDLEKVTSTCKSTIKDVNSNEGSTLNSEPSGNTGHNTLSAKTSPKRRYLKRTARDCYKSPNQSNNYHQKKDYGSFSDRENTFANSECRHGVQEQLSSSATINTENQAKIKCDSVLNNDVQLSLSLLGNHVLIPSQPVLQVKKSRDKYCITDFAEELAETVVSMATEIAAICLENSNGKQPWFCAWKRGNEYLVTQSLSCRTMKRKKETHTNGSVVRKHRAPRLSEIKRKTDEHPELKEKLMNRVVDESINLEDTPDSVNLFANEVAAKIMNLTELSMVDSIWQGPNHPRNRLHCERWSRAKASSCESIPEEDSDSKASFNTLGLMNSFGHSLSQTSSVSKQSSCESITDEFSRFMVNQMENEGRGFDLLLDYYAGKNANNILTSALQQVAKKNGHLNVRPSCPSKQSSTESITEEFYRYMLREIEKENKDNLSSSRNSKDWCGSLLAPSLRSPFCFRQSSVPDSRSSGSRLTVNVPIKANSLDGFAHHRQDSLSVQPVSTVASAGLCKSDSCLYQRGKTDQITDMLIHETWASSIESLMRKNKIIADEAEATETDRFYSDSPPHVEQYAKRLAANIVESGKSLIVVQQDSFDNTSREHVLESKHPPSTTQTHPKPKMEEVNLDEKKEHVKTPGSLPAGQLREVPLIQIETDQRDEADKDSESLTSCGPSGKGHQSKEKPPEALAGKHTVSSSPVNSNSPQSRSDAEIIGETKTAEEFPAHLSSSEESTGSWSQLANDEDNPDDTSSYLQLSERSLSNGNSSTTSSLGIMDLEIYQENVPSSPMINELVEEKVFLKEQTENTEESTSELSVGTANCQKDLLVINFDLEPECPDVELRATLQWIAASELGIPTIYFKKSQENRIEKFLDVVQLVQRKSWKVGDIFQAVVQYCKLSEEGRGITPSLFDWLLELG; this is encoded by the exons GTTTGTTTCGTGAATTTAGATGCCAACAGAGATGATTGCAACGATGAGCAAGTGAAACAG AAGCTGATCAGCGTCTCACCCAATCTCCCCAAACTCATCAGTTCCATGAACGTACAGCCAcccaaggaaaatgaaatagtCCTGCTGAGTGGACTGACGTCAGGAAACCTTCAGGCCGATTATGAGGTTCCCCAG TGTCCTTGGCTGGCAGATGTCTGCTTGGTTCAGTGTGCGAGGGGGGATAAGAGGAACAGCACAAGCTGCATCATTTTTGAAATAAACAAGTTTCTGATTGGACTTGAGCTTGTTcaggagaggcagctgcagatAGAAACTCGTGTCCTGAAGCCTGAGGATGACACGAACTGCTCCGTGTCCTCAATAGAAGAAGATTTCCTCACGGCCTCCGAGCACCTCGAGGATGACAACGAGGCTGATGAATATAAAGCTG gtcatgaaaaattaaatatttcagaagcaTCTTCAGATgtcaaaaaaaataaaggaaagggaTTTGAAAACATTCACTATAGAAAAGCCAGGTTGCCGTTCATTCTTGAAGGGAACTGCATTAATAAAGATAATGCAACTGCTCAGGTCTCTGAAACTGTGAATGTTGCGGCTGGAGATGGCATCTCACAACCTGAAGATAAATCAGACCAGGAAATATTGTGGCAGAAGGAATTAGCTGAAAAAGGTACTTCATCATTTAGTACTACTGCTTTGACTGGTGGTGTTGAAAGCTCAGCACTCATGTTAGAAGATGTATCTGTAACCAAAATGGCtaaagaggagctgcagcctcggGGTGACCCCACAACGAAACACAGCAGCAAGACAGAAAGGGAAGGTTGTGCAGGTATCAGGAAAGCTGATCCTCCCTCCCAGAATGAGCAGGCGACCACAGGTCAGTATGCCACAAATTTGGCAGAATCTGTTCTGCAGGATGCCTTCATTAGACTGTCACAGTCGCGACCGAGTTTCAGCGAGGAGGCTGCGGTCAGCATCTCTGTAGGAGGCTCCTGTAAATCAGAAGATGTATCTGCTTCCCGATCGTGGAATGAACTTCCAAAGATCGTCATAGTGCAAAGTCCAGACAGTTCTGAGAATGTACCTGAGTGGCCAGGGTCTGCCTTGCCCAGCCTGAGCCACTGGGCTGAGGCAGAAAGCTCTGCTGAAGTTTCAGATTACTTTGAGGAAGAACATTCAAACCGACATGACCAAAGTGCACTGGAAGTGGCTCTGGCTTGTGCAGCCACTGTCATTGGAACCATTTCCAgtccccaggctgcagaaaaatTCTGCCGGGACCAGGAAGGCACAGACTCGAGAAGTGGAGTGGTTGCTGATGAAGAGGTGCACACAGCATCCTCACAGCTCCCTGACGACTGTGCTGGCACGGAGTACTCGTTCCCGTCTGCGCTCTGTGGCATGACTCAAGTAGCAAGTGCTGTGGCCATCTGTGGCCTGGGcgaaaaaaaggaggagaagtACCCTGCAACCTCCAGTGGACTTCTGTCTGCTGCTCAGGCCTCTGCAGCCATTACTCTGCATTGCAGCTTAGCTGTAGGAAGCAGCGTGGAGAAGGTGAATGAGAGCATTGCGGAGGCGCTTCTCAGAGAGGCATCGGTAATTCTGACACAACCCAACACATACAAAAATGTAGGGCATTTTATGGAATCCATAAATGGGAAAATTATTGAAACAGCAACAAGACCACGTATTCCACGTGGTGATGGAGTAATCAGGGACGAACTTGCACAAAACTTATCCAATATTATTCTACGACATTCTGTGGAAGAGGTTAGGAAGAAGAGACAGCTACAAGCCCATTTGGAGGATGGCTCAAGTACACAAGACATTTTCACAGAGACTGCAAACGAGTTGCTTTTTAATATAATGTATTTCACTTGCAAGAAGATGAACGACATAAGGCAAGTTGAAGAATGTTCTCCCCTCTTTTCGGAGGgcacaaaagcagagaaagtaACAAGAGCAGAAGGATGGGCAACACTGGCAACAGCATGTGAAATTTCACACAGCCCCCTTGATCACTCTGCTGCTAAGTCATTTGGTACATCCTACAGCACCAGTACTAGCACAGATCTTGAAAAGGTCACAAGCACTTGCAAGAGTACTATCAAAGATGTAAATAGCAATGAAGGTTCCACACTGAATTCAGAACCAAGTGGAAATACAGGGCATAACACACTCAGTGCAAAAACATCTCCCAAGAGGAGATACCTGAAAAGAACTGCACGAGACTGTTATAAATCCCCAAATCAGAGCAACAATTATCATCAGAAGAAAGACTACGGATCATTTTCAGACAGAGAAAACACCTTTGCAAACAGTGAATGCAGGCACGGTGTTCAAGAACAGCTGTCTTCCAGTGCCACcataaatacagaaaaccaaGCCAAGATTAAGTGTGATTCTGTGCTAAATAATGATGTTCAACTTAGCTTGTCTTTGTTGGGAAACCATGTCTTGATTCCTTCTCAGCCTGTGCTACAGGTGAAAAAATCAAGGGACAAATATTGTATAACAGACTTTGCAGAAGAATTGGCAGAAACAGTTGTCTCTATGGCAACAGAAATAGCTGCCATTTGTCTAGAAAATTCAAATGGCAAGCAACCCTGGTTCTGTGCATGGAAGAGAGGCAATGAATATCTGGTGACCCAGAGTTTGTCATGCAGAACcatgaaaaggaagaaggaaaccCATACCAATGGTTCTGTGGTTCGGAAGCACAGGGCACCTCGGCTTAGTgagatcaaaagaaaaacagatgaaCATCCTgagctgaaggaaaaattgATGAATCGGGTAGTAGATGAATCTATAAACCTTGAGGACACACCAGATTCAGTCAATCTCTTTGCGAATGAAGTGGCTGCCAAGATCATGAACCTCACCGAACTCTCCATGGTTGACAGCATCTGGCAAGGTCCAAACCACCCCAGGAATAGACTGCACTGTGAAAGGTGGAGCCGAGCCAAAGCCTCAAGCTGTGAGAGCATACCAGAGGAGGACTCAGATTCCAAAGCCTCTTTCAATACCCTAGGCCTCATGAACAGCTTTGGTCACTCTCTGAGCCAGACAAGTTCCGTCTCAAAGCAGTCTAGTTGTGAAAGCATTACAGATGAATTTTCAAGATTTATGGTGAACCAGATGGAAAACGAGGGAAGAGGTTTTGATTTATTACTGGATTATtatgcaggaaaaaatgcaaacaatatCTTAACTTCTGCCTTGCAACAGGTAGCCAAGAAAAATGGCCATCTTAATGTAAGGCCAAGTTGCCCATCCAAACAGTCCAGCACAGAAAGTATAACAGAAGAGTTTTATAGGTATATGCTAAGAGAAATcgaaaaggaaaataaagataatCTGTCATCCTCTCGGAATTCAAAGGACTGGTGTGGCAGTTTGCTGGCACCCTCTCTACGGTCACCTTTCTGCTTTAGGCAGTCGTCAGTGCCTGACAGTAGATCCTCAGGCTCCAGGCTTACAGTGAACGTCCCAATTAAAGCAAATTCCTTGGACGGGTTTGCCCACCATCGCCAAGATTCCTTAAGTGTACAGCCCGTCAGCACCGTGGCTTCTGCGGGGCTCTGCAAGTCCGACTCGTGCCTGTACCAAAGGGGCAAGACTGACCAGATCACTGACATGCTGATCCACGAGACCTGGGCCAGCTCCATCGAGTCTCTGATGCGCAAGAACAAAATCATAGCGGATGAGGCAGAGGCCACAGAGACAGACCGGTTTTACAGCGATTCTCCACCACATGTGGAACAATACGCAAAAAGACTGGCTGCAAATATTGTTGAAAGTGGTAAAAGTTTAATTGTTGTCCAGCAGGATTCCTTTGATAACACGAGCCGAGAACATGTGCTGGAAAGCAAACATCCCCCAAGTACAACCCAGACACATCCGAAACCCAAAATGGAGGAAGTAAATTTGGATGAGAAAAAAGAGCACGTGAAGACCCCTGGCAGCCTCCCTGCAGGACAGCTCAGGGAAGTGCCTTTAATTCAGATAGAAACTGATCAACGAGATGAGGCAGATAAAGACTCAGAGTCCTTAACTTCGTGTGGTCCATCTGGAAAGGGGCatcaaagcaaagaaaagccTCCAGAAGCTCTGGCTGGGAAACACACGGTTTCCAGTTCCCCGGTAAATAG CAACAGTCCTCAGAGCAGATCGGACGCTGAAATCATAGGAGAGACAAAGACAGCTGAAGAGTTTCCAGCCCatctcagcagcagtgaagaaagCACTGGCAGCTGGTCCCAGCTTGCCAACGACGAGGACAATCCTGATGACACCAGCAGCTACCTGCAGCTCAGCGAGCGCTCCCTGAG CAATGGCAACAGCAGTACAACTAGCAGTCTTGGCATTATGGACCTGGAAATTTATCAGGAGAACGTGCCATCTTCTCCTATGATTAA TGAATTAGTAGAAGAAAAGGTTTTCCTTAaagaacagacagaaaacacTGAGG aaagtaCTTCTGAGCTTTCAGTGGGAACAGCCAACTGTCAAAAGGACCTCCTGGTGATAAACTTTGATCTGGAACCAGAGTGCCCTGATGTGGAGCTGCGAGCCACCCTGCAGTGGATAGCTGCTTCTGAACTTGGAATTCCAACTATCTATTTTAAGAaatctcaggaaaacagaattGAAAAG TTTCTAGATGTCGTGCAGTTGGTTCAGCGGAAGTCCTGGAAGGTGGGGGATATCTTCCAAGCCGTGGTGCAGTACTGCAAGCTCAGCGAGGAGGGCAGAGGGATCACACCCAGCCTGTTCGACTGGCTGCTTGAACTGGGCTAA
- the SPHKAP gene encoding A-kinase anchor protein SPHKAP isoform X2, with protein MSRPGTGCQAADRSNFESPLMHEVPERQGSSTDSSASSLGSSVTACKKILCSNSLLESTDYWLQNQRTPCQIGFLEDKSESNCASVCFVNLDANRDDCNDEQVKQKLISVSPNLPKLISSMNVQPPKENEIVLLSGLTSGNLQADYEVPQCPWLADVCLVQCARGDKRNSTSCIIFEINKFLIGLELVQERQLQIETRVLKPEDDTNCSVSSIEEDFLTASEHLEDDNEADEYKAGHEKLNISEASSDVKKNKGKGFENIHYRKARLPFILEGNCINKDNATAQVSETVNVAAGDGISQPEDKSDQEILWQKELAEKGTSSFSTTALTGGVESSALMLEDVSVTKMAKEELQPRGDPTTKHSSKTEREGCAGIRKADPPSQNEQATTGQYATNLAESVLQDAFIRLSQSRPSFSEEAAVSISVGGSCKSEDVSASRSWNELPKIVIVQSPDSSENVPEWPGSALPSLSHWAEAESSAEVSDYFEEEHSNRHDQSALEVALACAATVIGTISSPQAAEKFCRDQEGTDSRSGVVADEEVHTASSQLPDDCAGTEYSFPSALCGMTQVASAVAICGLGEKKEEKYPATSSGLLSAAQASAAITLHCSLAVGSSVEKVNESIAEALLREASVILTQPNTYKNVGHFMESINGKIIETATRPRIPRGDGVIRDELAQNLSNIILRHSVEEVRKKRQLQAHLEDGSSTQDIFTETANELLFNIMYFTCKKMNDIRQVEECSPLFSEGTKAEKVTRAEGWATLATACEISHSPLDHSAAKSFGTSYSTSTSTDLEKVTSTCKSTIKDVNSNEGSTLNSEPSGNTGHNTLSAKTSPKRRYLKRTARDCYKSPNQSNNYHQKKDYGSFSDRENTFANSECRHGVQEQLSSSATINTENQAKIKCDSVLNNDVQLSLSLLGNHVLIPSQPVLQVKKSRDKYCITDFAEELAETVVSMATEIAAICLENSNGKQPWFCAWKRGNEYLVTQSLSCRTMKRKKETHTNGSVVRKHRAPRLSEIKRKTDEHPELKEKLMNRVVDESINLEDTPDSVNLFANEVAAKIMNLTELSMVDSIWQGPNHPRNRLHCERWSRAKASSCESIPEEDSDSKASFNTLGLMNSFGHSLSQTSSVSKQSSCESITDEFSRFMVNQMENEGRGFDLLLDYYAGKNANNILTSALQQVAKKNGHLNVRPSCPSKQSSTESITEEFYRYMLREIEKENKDNLSSSRNSKDWCGSLLAPSLRSPFCFRQSSVPDSRSSGSRLTVNVPIKANSLDGFAHHRQDSLSVQPVSTVASAGLCKSDSCLYQRGKTDQITDMLIHETWASSIESLMRKNKIIADEAEATETDRFYSDSPPHVEQYAKRLAANIVESGKSLIVVQQDSFDNTSREHVLESKHPPSTTQTHPKPKMEEVNLDEKKEHVKTPGSLPAGQLREVPLIQIETDQRDEADKDSESLTSCGPSGKGHQSKEKPPEALAGKHTVSSSPVNSNSPQSRSDAEIIGETKTAEEFPAHLSSSEESTGSWSQLANDEDNPDDTSSYLQLSERSLSNGNSSTTSSLGIMDLEIYQENVPSSPMINELVEEKVFLKEQTENTEESTSELSVGTANCQKDLLVINFDLEPECPDVELRATLQWIAASELGIPTIYFKKSQENRIEKFLDVVQLVQRKSWKVGDIFQAVVQYCKLSEEGRGITPSLFDWLLELG; from the exons GTTTGTTTCGTGAATTTAGATGCCAACAGAGATGATTGCAACGATGAGCAAGTGAAACAG AAGCTGATCAGCGTCTCACCCAATCTCCCCAAACTCATCAGTTCCATGAACGTACAGCCAcccaaggaaaatgaaatagtCCTGCTGAGTGGACTGACGTCAGGAAACCTTCAGGCCGATTATGAGGTTCCCCAG TGTCCTTGGCTGGCAGATGTCTGCTTGGTTCAGTGTGCGAGGGGGGATAAGAGGAACAGCACAAGCTGCATCATTTTTGAAATAAACAAGTTTCTGATTGGACTTGAGCTTGTTcaggagaggcagctgcagatAGAAACTCGTGTCCTGAAGCCTGAGGATGACACGAACTGCTCCGTGTCCTCAATAGAAGAAGATTTCCTCACGGCCTCCGAGCACCTCGAGGATGACAACGAGGCTGATGAATATAAAGCTG gtcatgaaaaattaaatatttcagaagcaTCTTCAGATgtcaaaaaaaataaaggaaagggaTTTGAAAACATTCACTATAGAAAAGCCAGGTTGCCGTTCATTCTTGAAGGGAACTGCATTAATAAAGATAATGCAACTGCTCAGGTCTCTGAAACTGTGAATGTTGCGGCTGGAGATGGCATCTCACAACCTGAAGATAAATCAGACCAGGAAATATTGTGGCAGAAGGAATTAGCTGAAAAAGGTACTTCATCATTTAGTACTACTGCTTTGACTGGTGGTGTTGAAAGCTCAGCACTCATGTTAGAAGATGTATCTGTAACCAAAATGGCtaaagaggagctgcagcctcggGGTGACCCCACAACGAAACACAGCAGCAAGACAGAAAGGGAAGGTTGTGCAGGTATCAGGAAAGCTGATCCTCCCTCCCAGAATGAGCAGGCGACCACAGGTCAGTATGCCACAAATTTGGCAGAATCTGTTCTGCAGGATGCCTTCATTAGACTGTCACAGTCGCGACCGAGTTTCAGCGAGGAGGCTGCGGTCAGCATCTCTGTAGGAGGCTCCTGTAAATCAGAAGATGTATCTGCTTCCCGATCGTGGAATGAACTTCCAAAGATCGTCATAGTGCAAAGTCCAGACAGTTCTGAGAATGTACCTGAGTGGCCAGGGTCTGCCTTGCCCAGCCTGAGCCACTGGGCTGAGGCAGAAAGCTCTGCTGAAGTTTCAGATTACTTTGAGGAAGAACATTCAAACCGACATGACCAAAGTGCACTGGAAGTGGCTCTGGCTTGTGCAGCCACTGTCATTGGAACCATTTCCAgtccccaggctgcagaaaaatTCTGCCGGGACCAGGAAGGCACAGACTCGAGAAGTGGAGTGGTTGCTGATGAAGAGGTGCACACAGCATCCTCACAGCTCCCTGACGACTGTGCTGGCACGGAGTACTCGTTCCCGTCTGCGCTCTGTGGCATGACTCAAGTAGCAAGTGCTGTGGCCATCTGTGGCCTGGGcgaaaaaaaggaggagaagtACCCTGCAACCTCCAGTGGACTTCTGTCTGCTGCTCAGGCCTCTGCAGCCATTACTCTGCATTGCAGCTTAGCTGTAGGAAGCAGCGTGGAGAAGGTGAATGAGAGCATTGCGGAGGCGCTTCTCAGAGAGGCATCGGTAATTCTGACACAACCCAACACATACAAAAATGTAGGGCATTTTATGGAATCCATAAATGGGAAAATTATTGAAACAGCAACAAGACCACGTATTCCACGTGGTGATGGAGTAATCAGGGACGAACTTGCACAAAACTTATCCAATATTATTCTACGACATTCTGTGGAAGAGGTTAGGAAGAAGAGACAGCTACAAGCCCATTTGGAGGATGGCTCAAGTACACAAGACATTTTCACAGAGACTGCAAACGAGTTGCTTTTTAATATAATGTATTTCACTTGCAAGAAGATGAACGACATAAGGCAAGTTGAAGAATGTTCTCCCCTCTTTTCGGAGGgcacaaaagcagagaaagtaACAAGAGCAGAAGGATGGGCAACACTGGCAACAGCATGTGAAATTTCACACAGCCCCCTTGATCACTCTGCTGCTAAGTCATTTGGTACATCCTACAGCACCAGTACTAGCACAGATCTTGAAAAGGTCACAAGCACTTGCAAGAGTACTATCAAAGATGTAAATAGCAATGAAGGTTCCACACTGAATTCAGAACCAAGTGGAAATACAGGGCATAACACACTCAGTGCAAAAACATCTCCCAAGAGGAGATACCTGAAAAGAACTGCACGAGACTGTTATAAATCCCCAAATCAGAGCAACAATTATCATCAGAAGAAAGACTACGGATCATTTTCAGACAGAGAAAACACCTTTGCAAACAGTGAATGCAGGCACGGTGTTCAAGAACAGCTGTCTTCCAGTGCCACcataaatacagaaaaccaaGCCAAGATTAAGTGTGATTCTGTGCTAAATAATGATGTTCAACTTAGCTTGTCTTTGTTGGGAAACCATGTCTTGATTCCTTCTCAGCCTGTGCTACAGGTGAAAAAATCAAGGGACAAATATTGTATAACAGACTTTGCAGAAGAATTGGCAGAAACAGTTGTCTCTATGGCAACAGAAATAGCTGCCATTTGTCTAGAAAATTCAAATGGCAAGCAACCCTGGTTCTGTGCATGGAAGAGAGGCAATGAATATCTGGTGACCCAGAGTTTGTCATGCAGAACcatgaaaaggaagaaggaaaccCATACCAATGGTTCTGTGGTTCGGAAGCACAGGGCACCTCGGCTTAGTgagatcaaaagaaaaacagatgaaCATCCTgagctgaaggaaaaattgATGAATCGGGTAGTAGATGAATCTATAAACCTTGAGGACACACCAGATTCAGTCAATCTCTTTGCGAATGAAGTGGCTGCCAAGATCATGAACCTCACCGAACTCTCCATGGTTGACAGCATCTGGCAAGGTCCAAACCACCCCAGGAATAGACTGCACTGTGAAAGGTGGAGCCGAGCCAAAGCCTCAAGCTGTGAGAGCATACCAGAGGAGGACTCAGATTCCAAAGCCTCTTTCAATACCCTAGGCCTCATGAACAGCTTTGGTCACTCTCTGAGCCAGACAAGTTCCGTCTCAAAGCAGTCTAGTTGTGAAAGCATTACAGATGAATTTTCAAGATTTATGGTGAACCAGATGGAAAACGAGGGAAGAGGTTTTGATTTATTACTGGATTATtatgcaggaaaaaatgcaaacaatatCTTAACTTCTGCCTTGCAACAGGTAGCCAAGAAAAATGGCCATCTTAATGTAAGGCCAAGTTGCCCATCCAAACAGTCCAGCACAGAAAGTATAACAGAAGAGTTTTATAGGTATATGCTAAGAGAAATcgaaaaggaaaataaagataatCTGTCATCCTCTCGGAATTCAAAGGACTGGTGTGGCAGTTTGCTGGCACCCTCTCTACGGTCACCTTTCTGCTTTAGGCAGTCGTCAGTGCCTGACAGTAGATCCTCAGGCTCCAGGCTTACAGTGAACGTCCCAATTAAAGCAAATTCCTTGGACGGGTTTGCCCACCATCGCCAAGATTCCTTAAGTGTACAGCCCGTCAGCACCGTGGCTTCTGCGGGGCTCTGCAAGTCCGACTCGTGCCTGTACCAAAGGGGCAAGACTGACCAGATCACTGACATGCTGATCCACGAGACCTGGGCCAGCTCCATCGAGTCTCTGATGCGCAAGAACAAAATCATAGCGGATGAGGCAGAGGCCACAGAGACAGACCGGTTTTACAGCGATTCTCCACCACATGTGGAACAATACGCAAAAAGACTGGCTGCAAATATTGTTGAAAGTGGTAAAAGTTTAATTGTTGTCCAGCAGGATTCCTTTGATAACACGAGCCGAGAACATGTGCTGGAAAGCAAACATCCCCCAAGTACAACCCAGACACATCCGAAACCCAAAATGGAGGAAGTAAATTTGGATGAGAAAAAAGAGCACGTGAAGACCCCTGGCAGCCTCCCTGCAGGACAGCTCAGGGAAGTGCCTTTAATTCAGATAGAAACTGATCAACGAGATGAGGCAGATAAAGACTCAGAGTCCTTAACTTCGTGTGGTCCATCTGGAAAGGGGCatcaaagcaaagaaaagccTCCAGAAGCTCTGGCTGGGAAACACACGGTTTCCAGTTCCCCGGTAAATAG CAACAGTCCTCAGAGCAGATCGGACGCTGAAATCATAGGAGAGACAAAGACAGCTGAAGAGTTTCCAGCCCatctcagcagcagtgaagaaagCACTGGCAGCTGGTCCCAGCTTGCCAACGACGAGGACAATCCTGATGACACCAGCAGCTACCTGCAGCTCAGCGAGCGCTCCCTGAG CAATGGCAACAGCAGTACAACTAGCAGTCTTGGCATTATGGACCTGGAAATTTATCAGGAGAACGTGCCATCTTCTCCTATGATTAA TGAATTAGTAGAAGAAAAGGTTTTCCTTAaagaacagacagaaaacacTGAGG aaagtaCTTCTGAGCTTTCAGTGGGAACAGCCAACTGTCAAAAGGACCTCCTGGTGATAAACTTTGATCTGGAACCAGAGTGCCCTGATGTGGAGCTGCGAGCCACCCTGCAGTGGATAGCTGCTTCTGAACTTGGAATTCCAACTATCTATTTTAAGAaatctcaggaaaacagaattGAAAAG TTTCTAGATGTCGTGCAGTTGGTTCAGCGGAAGTCCTGGAAGGTGGGGGATATCTTCCAAGCCGTGGTGCAGTACTGCAAGCTCAGCGAGGAGGGCAGAGGGATCACACCCAGCCTGTTCGACTGGCTGCTTGAACTGGGCTAA